The DNA segment ccagcgTAGGGCtagacgatatagaaaaaaaatatattgattaaaaaaatcatattgatggatatcgataattatcaaaaagactTTAAACCTGGCTCTTATGATATTGTtaaatgacttacttttaataaagaacacacaaacactaaatctcaattaaatccttatttaaccaacatttttaccAATAACtgatttgtgaaagaaaaataactcaacttaagagacctgggtgatgttattaaatactgacaaagaataaactaaagtgagcagtaaaatgaccaaaataaatagaataataaatagaatagcctatttaggtgggaatagtacactagttactcctCAGGTTCCATTTTCTGTCTATAAAGTCaattgagaggctgatgcaGGGCTGAGGTCAAAGGTCGTGGCGTGTAAGgacacagactgcagctcattttgcactgattctctgCACTCGTTGctcaatttagggagcgctgttagagaaaaaactTGCAGCccagaactttatatcgcggatcaagagtggtaggtaattgtttgaagccaggtttttcaactgcagacaacagcagcatatccatcactatgaagcatgttactgcatgcgtgatgtccttatgccgcttggacgctttgttattttatcacagagaagggagcccagtttagctgctatacctgctttgttttggaagaagttccaTAAGATTCCTACGGAGACGCGGTGCTGTGCATGGCTGACAGCTCGCTCTGCTGTGGCAGTGAGCGGTTtatgtgatgaaacaagttggttgcgttaccagactttaggcccgtttacactacacttttttaaccgagccgagaccagtctgagctcggtaaccgagataactcttgtgtgtaaacggtcagcagactgaaccagaccgcgctaacgataaccggaccgcgctaactgcagaccagttcgtcagcaggtctcggactggttttttttatcccggttacctgagaacgaggagcgcatgagcagaccgcgtcatcccaggctgctgcacgtcccgattcacacacTTCATTCCAGTAGTAGGCGGTAATGCTCTTCCGGTAGTAGCTTGCCAACCAccgtaaaacagaagaagaagaacaacaacaactgtaaaCAACAACCGAAATCCTCTCCACGCTACATTTTACCGAAATCATCTCCACGCTACATTTTAAAGATGGCTTCAAAAGAGCGTGGTGCGACCTGGGATGACGCCGAGACTGCAGCTGTTATTACAGTTTGGGCGGAGGACGCTATCCAGGCGATGTTGGAGGGTGCTAAGCACAATCACAAAGTTTTCCAAAAGATTTCGGACGAAATGAAGGTGAGGGGATACGACCGAGACCCAAAACGGTGTCGggagaagattaaaaaaaactcaggatACAGTACAAGAAGGTTATTGATCATAACAACAAGTCAGGGAGAGGAAGAAAATCGTGGAGATTCTATGATGCCATGGATGAAGTGTTGGGCCACCGTGCATCGTCGCGGCCTCCAGTGCTTTTAGAGAGCTCTACGCTGAATACCGCAGCAACGAGTAAGTCCCAGAAAGTCATTCATTTTTGATTGTGATGATCAAAAATGACTAAACTCtgtacctttttattttttccattaatttctttcattttcattgTTAGAGGACGATGATGCAACATCTGACCACGAGGAGCAGCCTGAGAACCTGAGCAGCACACAGGATGGTAAGTGGGCTCTACACCATTTCCACATGTATGCttctacaacttttttttatagtatCAGTAGTAAAATGGCAAAATCTGCTGCCATTACGAAATGTGTCAAAATTaatctttatattatttatatgtagataatttaaacatttatgtttAATCTTATAATGCGGCATTAAATGAAGTAGCTCTACTTgtaaattgattaaattaaaagagTGACCAtgtatttcaaattcagtttttatcaattgtttttgcttttttgttacagagatggatgatgaactgaatgGGTCAATAGCTAGTTTTATTTCTGAGGAGCCAGGAGGAAGTCGTGTTGCTGAATTTCCTGTTGATGAGACTCCTGCTGCTGAGGCTCATAAAGTTAAAACCAGGAGGAAGAGCAAATTAGTAAAAGCCCTAGATAGCACTATAGAGGCTTTCGTAAAAGCTCAGAGACATTCTGATGAACGCTGGTTGGCAGCATTTAAAGAGCAGCAGGAGTCGGTCCAACGCcaccaacaacagcagcaagaaCAGCACCTAAACCTTATACGCGAAGTAGAAATAAATCGACTTCAAGTAAGAATGCATTTCTTTTATAACTCAACAAttgtaatatatgtatattggACATGGTCGTAAATgaatatgctttttattttaacaggctGAAGAGAGATTGAGAGAACAGGAACATGAGATGCGGCTGATGCAGATGATGGTCCAGCGGCTGCCACAGCAACCAGCACAACTGCAGGCCCTGAACCCTCCATCGCCTTCTACTtctttcccaaacttttcaaacTATGGACCATATCAGTAATTGTGCAATATATAAGTCAAGTTTTAGAAATTTACAATACATATCATTCTGAATACAaaaattgtttctgttttcttaagTTTTTCAAACTACACACCACACCAGTAATTtcaaaaacatgtctgaacCTATACTGTAATAAACTATGTACAAAACATGGAATACTTCAGTCAAGGTAAGGCTAATTTTGATTAGCAAAGTAACGACACAGAGCATTTCTTATATCGTGGGCATTGTCAATATCAGGATAATTTTCTCCATCAACCACATTGTTACTAGGTGGCTGATTTGCCTCATTGGCCCACTGATCAAGGAAATCCTCTCCTTGGGTCTCACAGATATTATGTAGGGTACAGCAGGCAGCAATGACATTCAGAACATTTGATGTGTTGTTGTCGATTCGCTTCAAAAGCCTTCTCCATCTCCCTTTTAGCCGCCCAAAGGCGTTCTCTACCACCATCCTGCTACGGCTATGGAtgaagttaatattttttttgggcTTCTGTTGTCCCTGCATTTTCTGGATAAGGCTTCATCAGCCAGGGTAGGAGAGGGTATGCTGGATCGCCAAGTATAACGGGAGGTACCATCACACCATCGATTACTGTTTGAAGATGGGGGAACACACCATTTTCCCAAAGCTGGTAGAGCTGGGAGTTAACTAAAACACGGGCATTATGAGTGCTTCCTGGCCATCCAACACAGATATCTAAACATATACCTGTCATCTACCAGTGCTTGCATATTAATGCTATACCAGCCCtttctattaaaataatctacTCGGCTCTCATTCGGTGCGACAATGGGTATGTGTGAGCCGTCAATAGCACCTATGCAAATAGGGTATccccatttttctttaaatgactCCATAATATTTGTAGCCTCTATATCAGTGGGTAGCTTCACAAACTGTGGTGTCAGATGATAACATATTGCCTCACAAACATCCTTGACAAAGATGCACAGTGAGGCTCTGGATATTCCAAAAAGGTGAGCAATGGTGCGATAGTCTGATGTGGTTCCCAGAAACCACAAGACAGCACCAACTTTCTGCTCCACAGGAATAGGCCGTCGCATCCTGGTTTCTTCCTTGGAGATGTAAGGCCTGAGCGCCTCACAAAGCCATTGGAAGGTTCTGTAGCTcattctatataaaaaaataattaatcacaATATTAGTGTTAGTTATTATACATATTATACATAGTTTTTTGTGCATTTCTCACCTTATTAATTCGGTAATcaatcaaaacaaataataGTGTCAAAACAATAGCCTATCATataaaaatgggagaaaatcaGCTATTTTTTCCTTAATTAGTACCTGAAGTTTTCGATCCATTGCTGAGGGTTGAACGTCTCTCTTACAATATACAGCCACCAGTGTTCGCTCCGCTCTCGCGTCCAAACAGTTCTGTAAGCACAACAAAAATAAGGGAGACTTAAATAAAACcgaataatatataataaaacgtGATCAGCTGGTGGGTGGAAGCAACAGTAGATAAGCCTCCGTAAAGATGAAATTTCAGACAGTcctaaaaatactagcttccttaccgtgccacacgatttccggAGATGATTCTGGTTAGCAGCGTGAtaaacctcagcgtctgttgttgtttccgaCGTCTGTAAACCCGGAGTAGACGTTCGTTCGTCTCATCATCAACTCCCCAAAATCCGACTCtctcaaattcaattcaattttatttatatagcgccaaatcatgaaacatgtcatctcaaggcactttacaaagtcaagttcaatcatattatacagattgggtcagattatacagattggtcaaaaatgtcctatataaggaaaccagttgattgcatcaaagtcccgacaagcagcattcactcctggggaagcgtagagccacagggagagtcgtctgcattgtacatggctttgctgcaatccctcatacatacatacatacatatatatatatatatatatatatatatatatatatatatatatatataataggtTCACCggtggttgccttcttcgcctgactctccgcaaacgcCGAAATATGACAAGATTACTCCAGCATAACATCCTGAAAGTTATGGGTGCCGCCagtttgatttgctcggtcccgccttcaatcccagagagcggtagtaccgcagatcgccactaggaggcgaggagcatcAGGGAACCGAGATAACTGAGATAACtgttgtgtgtaaacggtcgtcagaaacGAGGCTCGGCCTggttaactggaccaagctccagacccggctgcagaaacaaatcacagggggggcattccatttttttaggggggcacactttaaaaagttttttattacttatttattacttatatatatatatatatatagcaatagtgtagtcagttttGTCAAATTAGGCAGACTTccaaccaattaggcttttgaacacaaaagcctaatttttgttccaattagctggaacaaaaatagttaatgggcaggttgtaaaaaaattgggaagcttttcacaacatttgttgggcttttagaaagaattactaacaaaatatatcaaaatagttgtcaacgtcggacagaaaaccaaaatattttaataaaatgccatctcctatacaactcatactggtcaatttattttttttaaataagtcgaatctgtcgatctgacatcatcattgaatagtagttataatgaataatattgattggtatgataaaacaagaaaagaataatggttaatcaagtgtttggtcagtgtaaacacccaggaggggttgagttctacttatcaacttaaaaatatttcatgactgcgtgtAAGAGATATGTTTAATTGacctatactgagagaaattaagtttatattaaggtagatttacaactcatgttgggaagctatttataaataatttttttacggtatatcatgattgttaaagagatcgtgtgtgttatttggttgtctgattgcatattttgtttgGAGGcgtatgcacagtttttttctttgcttcagtgcagttgtgtgctaatggcatattcttatgtttaatagttcttatgtgtttaatagttctgtgcttttaacgtgagagtttgagatttgggcttttttttttcttttaagttgggcaggttttatgttgggttactggaaactaacagtgacatagggtaacctgtagtgctgtgtcttgactcaaagtccagcataagTTACACGCTTATTAGCATGagatcaggctgaacactgactgaagtaaaaattcacactaaaagaggttctgtaattacagcaggtaTGGAGCgcaaggagcagaacaaagcagagttcccttctgtctgcaagtaatccaagtttctccagtttggcagtagatctgctcctggtgctgctAGCCGtcgtagctaaccctcctagcgtcaatgtttactccactttagacttcagtgctgacatttcaaacagtaattaatcgcgctgcttccagctcgctctctgctttgttgtcacttcttgtaattgtttggtaatcagaccaaatttccatcccgctctaccgacaccgaggtgaccacagccgaacaCCGCGTCGGCGACTGAAGGCTATAACTCAGTGTCCCGCCCCACTCcatctgtgattggctagcatgttgccttcagtcgttgatttgattggttaaattgtatgattgacacatcaaagacagtactaatagaacgatggccactccgaggtatatatatataaaaacaaaagacagcttccagtccagggcggg comes from the Fundulus heteroclitus isolate FHET01 unplaced genomic scaffold, MU-UCD_Fhet_4.1 scaffold_884, whole genome shotgun sequence genome and includes:
- the LOC118562363 gene encoding uncharacterized protein LOC118562363, translating into MDEVLGHRASSRPPVLLESSTLNTAATKDDDATSDHEEQPENLSSTQDEMDDELNGSIASFISEEPGGSRVAEFPVDETPAAEAHKVKTRRKSKLVKALDSTIEAFVKAQRHSDERWLAAFKEQQESVQRHQQQQQEQHLNLIREVEINRLQAEERLREQEHEMRLMQMMVQRLPQQPAQLQALNPPSPSTSFPNFSNYGPYQ